One part of the Hydra vulgaris chromosome 01, alternate assembly HydraT2T_AEP genome encodes these proteins:
- the LOC136074480 gene encoding uncharacterized protein LOC136074480, with amino-acid sequence MSTDKELFQKYTGIEHEQYINLYNFLNPGKNGENVKYHNSGLSENLHRLGNQAKTGPKTKLNTKNQLFMFLVWLRNGFSILHTSWLFKISKSTTSRYLITWTNFLYFSLGSVPIWPSREQVNKFMPESFKMTFPSTRCIIDCTELFCQKSSSLRHQSSLFSSYKHHVTYKGLLGISPSGAITFISQLYDGAISDKEIVVRSGFFNKELWNKNDSVMATISDHLNTIILWYLHYCPILVVKNS; translated from the coding sequence ATGTCAACAGATAAAGAACTGTTTCAAAAATATACTGGCATTGAACATGAACAGTATATTAATttgtacaactttttaaatccaGGAAAAAATGGTGAAAATGTTAAATACCACAACTCAGGATTATCTGAAAATTTGCACAGGTTAGGTAATCAGGCAAAAACTGgtccaaaaacaaaattaaacacaaaaaatcagttatttatgtttttagtgtGGCTAAGAAATGGATTTTCAATTTTGCACACATCttggttatttaaaatttcaaaatcaacaaCATCTCGTTATTTAATAACATGGACAAACtttctatatttttctttgGGAAGTGTACCTATTTGGCCTTCACGCGAACAAGTTAATAAGTTTATGCCAGAAAGCTTTAAGATGACATTTCCATCAACAAGATGCATTATTGATTGTACTGAACTGTTTTGTCAGAAATCTTCATCACTGAGACACCAGAGTTCTTTATTCTCTAGTTATAAACATCATGTAACTTACAAAGGGTTGTTAGGTATTTCTCCTTCAGGAGCAATAACTTTTATAAGTCAACTTTATGATGGAGCTATTTCTGACAAAGAAATTGTTGTAAGATCAGGTTTCTTTAATAAAGAACTCTGGAACAAAAATGATTCAGTTATGGCTACCATTTCAGACCATTTAAACACAATCATTCTTTGGTATTTACATTATTGTCCAATACTTGtggtaaaaaatagttaa